The following is a genomic window from Hymenobacter monticola.
GGCTAAATCGGCCACGGTGCTGCCGCTCACCGGCGGCGCGTAGTGGCGGTAGCCCTGGCCGGGGTTGGCCGGGTCGATGTAACGCTGCACGGTGGCATTGCCCACCACGGTGCCGCTGGCGTTCACGACCATGGCCGTGCCGGTGGCATTGGAAAGCAGCGTGAACGCGCGCCCGTTGGTGGTGAGGTTGCCGGTCAGGCTCAACAGCTGGCGCACGCCGGCGGCGGCGGCCAGGCTGGCCCCCGCCGAGCCCACGGTCAGGTTCTGGAAATTGGAAACGCTGGTGCCGCCGATGGTTTGGGCGGCGGTGCCGGCCAGCGCAATGGTGCCGTTGCCGCTGCCAGCCAGCGCGCCGCCGTTGTTGGTCAGGTTGCCGGTCAGGGTGAGGGTGCTGCCGGCGGGGGTGGTGAGGGTGGAACTGCTGCCCGACAGCGTGACGCTGCGAATGGCCTGGGCCCCGCTCACGGTGGGCTGGTTGGCGGCGTAGCCGGGGAAGAAGGCGTCATCCGTAGCCAGGGGCAGGGTGTAGGCCGAGGTTGATGAGACCAGGGCGTTGGCGGGGGCGCCGTTGTTGGTTATCCAGTTGCTGGCGGTGCTCCAGGCGCTGCTGGTGTTGCCGGTCCACATGGGGCCGGTGTAGGTGCTGGCCACGTAGTTGCGCAGCCACACCAGGGCCGGGCGCTCGGTATTGTCGGCGTTGGCCAGGTTGGCGCCCTGGGCGGTGCGCCAGTGGCCCACGCGGTAGCCCCACAGGGTGATGCCCCGCACGGCCGGATTTTCCCAAAACAGCGGGAACACGCGCTGGTAGTTGGCCAGCTGGTCGGCATCGGCCAGGCCGTCGAGGTCGAACTCGGTGACGTAAAGCGGCAGGTTGGTGGCCGCCAGCGTGGCCATATTAGCCTGAATGGACGCCGTGGACGTAGACGCCAGCGAGAACGAGTGCCCCTGAATGCCGATGGCGTCAATCAGCCCGCGGGCCTTGAGCAGGTTGGCGATGGTGACGTAGGTGGCGGCCCGGTTGGGCTCGTTTTCCACGCTGTACTCGTTCAGCATCAGCTTGGAGTTCGGGAAGTACTGGCGGGCCAGCTGGAAGGAGGTAATCACCCAATCCCAGCCGGTGGTGCCGCTGCCGCCCAGCGCGTCGATGTAGCCGCCGCAGTCGGCCACGCCGGCCCGCACCACCGGGGGCTGGTGCGTGGGCTCGTTCACCACATCAATGAAGTCGATGCGCTTGCCCGCGAAATGGTCGCGCACGGCCGCAAACCACTGGTTGATGGCCGCCAGCTGGTCGGCTTGCGAGAGACCCACCAGCCAGGTGGGCTGCTGGGTGCCCCAAATGAGCGTGTGGAAGCGGAACGGGCCGCCCGTGGCCACGGCCTGCGCGTAGGCGGCGTCGGCCTCGGCCCAGTTGTAGTTGCCGCGGGTGCTTTCGGCCACGCCCCACTTGCCGCCGTTTTCGGGCGTCACCGAGTCCCAGTAGTTGCCGAAGAAGGGCGCCTGGGCCGAGCTGTAGGCGCTGCCCAGGTACTTGGGCTTACCCGTAGCGAAAGGCACGCCGGTGGGCGTGAAGGTGACCGGCGGGGTGCTAGAGCCCTGCGCCCCGGCGTCGAGGTTGGCCACCGTGAAGTAGCGCCCGGTTTCGCCAAACACAAACTTGTCAAAATCGAGCCCGTCTTCGCGGGCGCCAATCTGGAAGGTTTGGGTGAGGGCGCCGGCCGGCACGGTGAACGTTACCAGCGGTGCGCCGCCGAAGCTGTACTTCGACAGGTTGACCCATTTCCACACGCTGTTGCCCGCCGCCCCGGCGCCGTCCACCACCTGGGTGGCGCCGGTGTAGCCGATGTTGTAAACGTTGTTGCAGTTCACCCAATCCGAGCTGGTGGTCACGCCCTTGGCCCCGAAGCTGTTGCCGTAAAAAAAGCTGTCGTCGTTGGCGCCGTTGGCCCCCACCCGGATGCGGGCGTACAAATCGTAAGTGCCCGCCCCGGGGAAGGTCACGGTGTAGCTCAGCACCCGGTTAGCGTTGCCCGGAAAGCCGCCGCCGCCGGGAATGGACGCCACATCGGTGAGCGAGGTGGCGTACGTCACGGCGGGGGTGCCCGTGATGCGGAAAGCCCAGTCGCCCTGCGCCGCGCCCGTGATGGCCCCGCCCGCCGAGGTGCCGCTTTCGGCTTGGAAGGGCACGGGCGCGTTCTGCGCCGAAAGGGTGAGGTGGCCGCTCAAGGCAGCCGCCAGCGTAAGAAAAACGCGTTGAAGTTTCTTCATAGGAAGGAAGGGAATTGGTGGGAATTGTAGATGAGAAAATCGGCTGCTTCGGCCGCGTCCGGCGCCGGCACCCGATTTAAAAGTATGTCCCTTCCTCATGGAATAAATGCCTGTTTTTCTGCCGATAAGCCACTTTTTTTAGCGGTAACGATTGTGATAGTTACACAACCGTTTGTGATAGCCGGGCTAGCACAAAATTTTATTGCCTGCCCGCAGCCTCCATTTTCCTTGCGCACGCAAAAAGGGGCTCCCACTACCGTGGGGCCCCTTTTTATAAGCTCATGTGTATAGCCTTAACGGCTTATTCCACTACCAAACGCTGAGTGCCGCGGGTGCTGCCGGCCTGCACCTGCACGGCGTAGAGGCCGGGGGGCAGGCCGCGCAGGTCCAGTGTGTGGGGGCGGCCGGCGGAGGCCCAACTGAGCGTTTCGGTGCGCACAGAGCGGCCCATTGCATCGGTTAGGGTGAGGACGGCGCTGGTGGCGCCGGGCACGGCGGGCAGCTGCACGGTGGCGGTGCTGCGGGCCG
Proteins encoded in this region:
- a CDS encoding endo-1,4-beta-xylanase, whose amino-acid sequence is MKKLQRVFLTLAAALSGHLTLSAQNAPVPFQAESGTSAGGAITGAAQGDWAFRITGTPAVTYATSLTDVASIPGGGGFPGNANRVLSYTVTFPGAGTYDLYARIRVGANGANDDSFFYGNSFGAKGVTTSSDWVNCNNVYNIGYTGATQVVDGAGAAGNSVWKWVNLSKYSFGGAPLVTFTVPAGALTQTFQIGAREDGLDFDKFVFGETGRYFTVANLDAGAQGSSTPPVTFTPTGVPFATGKPKYLGSAYSSAQAPFFGNYWDSVTPENGGKWGVAESTRGNYNWAEADAAYAQAVATGGPFRFHTLIWGTQQPTWLVGLSQADQLAAINQWFAAVRDHFAGKRIDFIDVVNEPTHQPPVVRAGVADCGGYIDALGGSGTTGWDWVITSFQLARQYFPNSKLMLNEYSVENEPNRAATYVTIANLLKARGLIDAIGIQGHSFSLASTSTASIQANMATLAATNLPLYVTEFDLDGLADADQLANYQRVFPLFWENPAVRGITLWGYRVGHWRTAQGANLANADNTERPALVWLRNYVASTYTGPMWTGNTSSAWSTASNWITNNGAPANALVSSTSAYTLPLATDDAFFPGYAANQPTVSGAQAIRSVTLSGSSSTLTTPAGSTLTLTGNLTNNGGALAGSGNGTIALAGTAAQTIGGTSVSNFQNLTVGSAGASLAAAAGVRQLLSLTGNLTTNGRAFTLLSNATGTAMVVNASGTVVGNATVQRYIDPANPGQGYRHYAPPVSGSTVADLATSGFTPVVNPAYNTQGNTVPSFPTVFAYNPSRLFASANPATSAFDYGWESPTALSDALNPGQGYTVNIPGSQTVDFVGALNNGAISRSGLTRTALPESGWQLLGNPYPAPIDWEAVSTTGLDAAVYVFRSSGQYAGTYSSYVRGGASTNGGTNLLPVAQGFFVRTTSAATPGAINFANTARATTYASPVFQRSTTTDPLVRLDLRAATGPGDETVVSFASGASSGFDATADAYKLTASGTPVLASEVSATELLSINTLPALGTADVSVALRVAAPQAGTYTLRATELLNLPAGRYAYLRDAQTGTMFDLSQPTGYTVSLAAGPAATGRFALLITQNRVLATAPAALSQQAALYPNPAHGSVSLSLPAALGTQALEVSLLNALGQTVLHQTLPASASLLRPLSLPGLAPGIYTVRLQTAAGTINKRLTIN